From the genome of Spirosomataceae bacterium TFI 002, one region includes:
- a CDS encoding Predicted dehydrogenase: MSKNIRWGIIGIGKIAIKFAKDLQTVPNATLVAVASNSIERASEFAKDFNVANAYGSYEEIFKTPLDVIYIATPHTDHARCTLLCLENKVGVLCEKPFAMNLKEVEQMIAKAKETNTFLMEALWTRFLPSTLKALEIIKAGTIGEIKTINADFGFIAPFVPDRRVWNPELGGGAFLDIGIYPAFLSLLLLGYPTDIKATTIKGETGADETTTFLYKYGNKATASLNCTFMASTNTEALIYGTKGYIRIPKRFHEALELSVHLESGETEKFEFPRETFGYDFEAVEVGNCITNGQIQSDSWSWENSISLIKLLDATRKEAGIVYPHDQA; the protein is encoded by the coding sequence ATGTCAAAAAACATCCGCTGGGGAATAATTGGGATCGGTAAGATTGCAATCAAATTCGCCAAAGATCTTCAAACAGTTCCAAATGCAACATTAGTTGCTGTAGCTTCTAACTCTATTGAACGAGCAAGTGAATTTGCCAAAGATTTCAACGTTGCAAATGCTTATGGCAGCTACGAAGAAATTTTCAAAACTCCTTTAGATGTCATATACATTGCAACTCCGCATACGGATCATGCAAGATGTACCTTGCTTTGCCTTGAAAACAAAGTAGGAGTATTATGCGAAAAACCATTTGCGATGAACCTTAAAGAGGTAGAGCAAATGATTGCAAAAGCGAAAGAAACCAACACTTTCTTGATGGAAGCTCTTTGGACTCGTTTTTTGCCAAGTACTTTAAAAGCCTTAGAAATCATAAAAGCTGGAACGATTGGCGAAATCAAAACAATCAATGCTGATTTTGGATTTATCGCTCCTTTTGTGCCAGATCGTAGGGTTTGGAACCCAGAGCTCGGCGGTGGTGCATTTCTAGACATTGGCATTTACCCTGCTTTTCTTTCACTCCTACTTTTGGGCTACCCCACAGATATAAAAGCAACTACTATCAAAGGTGAAACAGGTGCAGACGAAACCACCACATTCCTTTATAAATATGGGAATAAAGCAACGGCTTCCCTCAATTGCACTTTTATGGCGTCTACCAATACCGAAGCATTGATTTATGGAACAAAAGGCTACATTCGTATCCCTAAAAGGTTTCACGAAGCCCTTGAGCTATCAGTCCACTTGGAAAGCGGAGAAACAGAAAAGTTTGAGTTTCCAAGAGAAACCTTTGGTTATGACTTTGAAGCTGTAGAGGTTGGCAACTGTATTACTAATGGACAAATTCAAAGTGATTCGTGGTCATGGGAAAATAGCATCAGTTTAATTAAGCTTTTGGATGCAACAAGAAAAGAAGCTGGCATTGTATACCCACATGATCAAGCATAA
- a CDS encoding ABC-type multidrug transport system, ATPase and permease component translates to MAKKNSEFWQDVAPKDKRKVSKEGFSKAMKLFSFIKPYRLIFIIGMVFLVLSSATTLSFPMLIGEMTRVMEGNSKYTLNQVTLFFGVILLLQGVFSFFRVYFFARVSELAAADIRTNVFNKFITLPIHFFEQRRVGELTSRITSDVSAFQNVLSLTLAEFFRQIVTLVVGIGIIVFISWKLTAFMLITLPALVIAALVFGRYIRVLSKKVQDKLAETNVIVEESLQSISIVKGFTNEKLESNRYAAVMNDLVSLALRTATLRGGFISFFIVGLFGGIVAVVWFGGGMVQAGELQLADLLTFLFYTTFIGGSMSGLGDIYSQLQRTIGASERLLEIMEETSEVDLDKTVTKPNLSGNVVFEKVSFTYPSRTDVEVLKGIDLQVNAGQKIAIVGQSGAGKSTIVQLLMKFYPDFGGNITIDGKSIKDFDVTELRQNMAIVPQEVILFGGTIEENILYGRPDASREDVLKAAEQANALEFIEKFPEKLETIVGERGVKLSGGQRQRIAIARAILKDPKILLLDEATSALDSESEYAVQVALQELMKNRTTLIIAHRLATIKDVDKIFVLEDGVIAESGSHEELILNNEGIYANLVRMQFSSSSTPISQE, encoded by the coding sequence ATGGCGAAAAAGAATAGTGAATTTTGGCAGGACGTAGCCCCAAAAGATAAAAGAAAGGTAAGCAAGGAAGGCTTTAGCAAGGCAATGAAGCTATTTAGCTTTATCAAGCCCTATCGCTTGATTTTCATTATAGGAATGGTCTTTTTGGTCCTTTCTAGTGCCACTACGCTTTCATTCCCCATGCTTATAGGAGAAATGACCAGGGTTATGGAAGGTAATTCTAAATACACCCTCAATCAAGTAACGTTGTTCTTTGGAGTAATACTTTTATTACAAGGAGTGTTTTCATTCTTTAGGGTATACTTTTTTGCAAGAGTGAGTGAGTTGGCTGCAGCAGATATTCGGACAAATGTTTTTAATAAATTCATCACACTACCCATTCACTTTTTTGAACAAAGAAGAGTAGGAGAACTCACCAGTAGGATCACCTCTGATGTTTCTGCTTTTCAAAATGTACTTTCACTTACACTTGCTGAGTTTTTCAGACAAATTGTAACCTTAGTAGTGGGAATAGGCATCATTGTATTTATCTCGTGGAAGCTAACGGCTTTCATGTTAATTACGCTGCCTGCATTGGTAATCGCTGCATTGGTATTTGGTAGATATATAAGAGTTTTGTCCAAAAAAGTACAAGACAAGCTCGCCGAAACAAACGTAATTGTAGAAGAATCATTGCAATCCATTTCTATTGTAAAAGGATTTACCAATGAGAAACTGGAATCTAACCGTTATGCAGCTGTAATGAATGATTTGGTTAGCCTCGCATTACGAACCGCAACATTAAGAGGAGGATTCATATCCTTTTTTATCGTTGGCCTTTTTGGCGGAATTGTAGCAGTTGTTTGGTTTGGAGGTGGTATGGTGCAAGCCGGAGAATTACAATTAGCCGACCTGTTGACGTTCTTATTTTATACAACTTTCATAGGTGGTAGCATGAGTGGTCTTGGTGATATCTATTCCCAACTGCAACGAACAATTGGTGCTTCTGAAAGACTCCTTGAGATCATGGAAGAAACCTCAGAAGTGGATTTAGACAAAACAGTTACCAAGCCTAATTTATCTGGTAACGTAGTTTTTGAGAAAGTATCTTTTACCTACCCAAGCAGAACTGACGTAGAAGTTTTAAAAGGGATTGATTTACAGGTAAATGCAGGTCAAAAAATCGCAATAGTTGGTCAAAGTGGAGCAGGAAAATCAACCATTGTACAACTCTTAATGAAGTTTTACCCTGATTTTGGAGGTAATATCACCATTGATGGTAAAAGTATTAAGGATTTTGATGTAACTGAACTTCGCCAAAACATGGCCATTGTCCCACAAGAAGTAATTCTTTTTGGAGGAACAATTGAAGAAAATATACTTTACGGTAGACCAGACGCAAGCAGAGAAGACGTACTCAAAGCTGCTGAACAGGCAAATGCATTAGAGTTTATTGAGAAGTTTCCTGAGAAACTAGAAACCATTGTAGGAGAAAGAGGCGTTAAATTATCTGGTGGTCAGAGACAAAGAATTGCAATTGCCAGAGCCATATTAAAAGATCCAAAAATCTTATTGCTTGATGAGGCCACAAGTGCTCTCGATAGCGAGTCAGAATATGCGGTGCAGGTTGCTCTTCAAGAGTTAATGAAAAACCGTACTACACTCATTATCGCTCATAGACTTGCAACAATTAAGGATGTAGACAAAATCTTTGTATTGGAAGATGGCGTAATAGCAGAAAGCGGCAGCCACGAAGAGCTCATTTTGAATAATGAGGGTATTTATGCAAATTTGGTGAGAATGCAATTTAGCTCGAGTAGCACACCTATATCTCAAGAATAA
- a CDS encoding Fur family transcriptional regulator, ferric uptake regulator codes for MAQDLFNLLKEHNLRHTQGRETILSVFTEKESALSHADVEDCLPENFDRVTIYRTLKSFVENGLLHKIADNEGTAKYALCNHQCSTDKHHHDHIHFKCEKCGDTTCIDSVGIPSFQLPDGYSSNEVNLLVQGKCPKCN; via the coding sequence ATGGCACAAGATCTTTTTAATTTACTGAAAGAACATAACCTCAGACATACCCAAGGTAGAGAGACAATTCTGTCCGTTTTTACAGAAAAAGAATCTGCCTTGAGCCATGCGGACGTTGAAGATTGCTTGCCAGAAAACTTTGACCGAGTAACCATCTATAGAACCCTAAAGAGTTTTGTAGAAAACGGACTTTTGCATAAAATTGCCGATAACGAAGGTACTGCTAAATATGCCTTGTGTAACCACCAGTGCAGCACCGACAAACACCACCACGATCACATACACTTCAAATGTGAAAAGTGCGGAGATACCACTTGTATTGATTCTGTGGGTATACCCAGTTTTCAATTACCAGACGGTTATAGTTCTAATGAAGTTAACTTACTAGTGCAAGGGAAATGTCCCAAATGCAATTAA
- a CDS encoding GTP-binding protein has translation MPYPPLKAEFVKSAPLVHLCPPAKGPEYAFIGRSNVGKSSLINMLTGIKNLAKTSSTPGKTQLINHFRINDQWYLVDLPGYGFAKVPMKEKAKWEAMTWDYMLQRENLSFVFVLIDCRIPPQKIDLEFVHKLGENGIPIKLLFTKWDKVKPMKGQKNIDDFKMALAERWEILPEHFVTSAERKIGREEVLGLIDEMNSMA, from the coding sequence ATGCCTTATCCACCACTTAAAGCCGAATTTGTAAAAAGTGCACCTTTGGTTCATCTCTGTCCACCCGCTAAAGGGCCGGAATATGCTTTTATTGGCAGATCCAATGTAGGCAAGAGTTCGCTTATTAATATGTTGACAGGCATTAAAAACCTAGCAAAAACATCTTCTACACCCGGAAAAACGCAATTAATCAACCATTTCAGAATCAATGACCAATGGTATTTAGTTGATTTACCTGGTTACGGCTTTGCCAAAGTGCCAATGAAAGAAAAGGCAAAATGGGAAGCCATGACGTGGGATTATATGCTTCAACGTGAAAACCTGAGTTTCGTATTTGTACTTATTGATTGCCGTATACCTCCACAGAAAATTGACCTTGAGTTTGTCCATAAACTTGGAGAAAATGGAATCCCTATCAAACTACTATTCACGAAGTGGGATAAAGTGAAACCAATGAAGGGACAAAAGAATATTGACGACTTTAAAATGGCACTCGCCGAAAGGTGGGAGATACTTCCTGAACACTTTGTCACCTCGGCAGAAAGAAAAATAGGCAGAGAAGAAGTTCTTGGCTTAATTGATGAAATGAATTCTATGGCTTAA
- a CDS encoding glucokinase, which produces MPERNKNRPYRIQIMATEYLGIDIGGTNVKMGIVNAENGNVTNFFSHDTNSWRKTNRFIESFADAIAVQLKENPEVKKVGIGVPGLITRDRSTLIEITAIPEINGTAIVPTFKERFPDHDFFLENDANAAALGEYYFGEEGVPEDYIFVTLGTGVGGAAIIDKKVFKGGDGNAMEPGHMPSKHGRVLERNIGKVELLDLATKMRSEFKGETKLALDGSISTTGLVAAASRGDELALAIFDEIGTMLGDGLVAMIRILDISTVLIGGGLSASFEYIMPAVNRQLNFWLTKYYLDNLNIKRATLGNDAGLLGAASLCF; this is translated from the coding sequence TTGCCCGAAAGAAATAAAAATAGACCCTATCGCATACAAATTATGGCAACAGAATACTTGGGAATTGACATTGGTGGCACAAATGTAAAAATGGGAATTGTCAATGCCGAGAACGGAAATGTAACAAATTTCTTTAGCCATGATACCAACAGCTGGAGAAAAACCAATCGATTTATTGAGAGTTTTGCTGACGCAATCGCTGTTCAATTAAAGGAAAACCCGGAAGTTAAAAAAGTGGGAATCGGTGTCCCTGGCTTAATTACCAGAGACCGTAGCACCCTTATAGAAATCACTGCAATACCTGAAATAAACGGTACTGCAATCGTTCCTACCTTCAAAGAGCGTTTTCCTGATCACGACTTCTTTTTGGAAAATGATGCCAATGCAGCTGCATTAGGAGAGTATTATTTTGGAGAAGAAGGAGTTCCTGAAGACTATATATTTGTAACACTAGGTACAGGAGTAGGTGGAGCAGCAATTATTGATAAAAAGGTGTTTAAAGGTGGTGATGGAAATGCCATGGAACCAGGGCATATGCCATCTAAACACGGTAGAGTCCTTGAAAGAAATATCGGTAAGGTAGAATTGCTTGATCTTGCAACCAAGATGAGGTCCGAATTTAAAGGAGAAACTAAACTTGCTCTAGACGGAAGTATAAGTACGACTGGTTTAGTTGCTGCAGCCTCTAGAGGTGACGAATTAGCACTCGCAATTTTTGATGAAATAGGTACAATGCTAGGAGATGGTCTTGTGGCAATGATCCGTATTTTGGATATTTCTACAGTGCTTATTGGGGGTGGCTTATCTGCTTCTTTCGAATATATCATGCCTGCTGTTAATCGCCAACTTAATTTTTGGCTAACTAAATATTATCTCGATAACTTGAATATCAAACGTGCTACTTTAGGCAATGATGCTGGTCTCTTAGGAGCCGCTAGTTTGTGTTTCTAA
- a CDS encoding Type I phosphodiesterase / nucleotide pyrophosphatase, whose amino-acid sequence MEQFIKLNRPRISRKYTLLFLVALPIFSFAQKTENVVLITLDGLRWQEVFSGADSSLLFNEKYTETIEKTAKKFWNDDPLERRSLLMPFLWSEVKTKGQIHGNRALGSKVDVKNIYGFSYPGYNEILTGYPDKEVDSNDEKYNKNTTFLEFLNQKPAFNNKVAAFCTWQVFPYIINDKRSGVPVNAGLQSANSTGTKQESLLNEILETVPSLASKRFDFLTYYLAKDYMTAKKPKVMYIAFDETDEFAHEGKYREYLTAANTIDSFIEDLWAYCQSEEQYRNKTTFIIATDHGRGDAIKDQWKSHGQKVKDGYSIWFAAMGPDTPALGEIKSSTQLYQNQIASSIVKLLGEKFENGKPVGKPMDVLFIK is encoded by the coding sequence ATGGAACAATTTATCAAATTGAATAGACCTAGAATTTCTCGAAAGTACACCCTTCTCTTCCTTGTCGCACTTCCTATATTCTCTTTTGCCCAAAAAACTGAAAATGTAGTATTAATAACCTTGGATGGTTTAAGGTGGCAGGAAGTTTTTTCTGGAGCAGACTCGAGCTTACTTTTCAATGAAAAGTATACAGAGACTATTGAAAAAACCGCAAAGAAGTTTTGGAACGATGACCCGCTAGAGAGAAGAAGTCTTTTAATGCCTTTTCTGTGGTCAGAGGTGAAAACTAAAGGACAAATACACGGAAACAGAGCTTTAGGAAGCAAAGTGGATGTCAAGAACATTTACGGTTTTTCTTACCCTGGTTATAACGAAATCCTTACTGGATACCCAGACAAAGAAGTTGATTCCAATGATGAGAAGTATAATAAAAACACGACATTTCTTGAATTCCTAAATCAAAAGCCCGCTTTCAACAATAAAGTTGCGGCGTTTTGCACTTGGCAGGTTTTCCCATATATAATCAATGACAAAAGAAGTGGTGTTCCCGTAAATGCAGGACTCCAAAGTGCCAATTCAACTGGAACCAAGCAAGAAAGCCTCTTGAATGAGATCCTAGAAACTGTACCAAGTCTAGCAAGTAAGCGGTTTGATTTTTTAACCTATTACCTAGCCAAAGACTATATGACTGCCAAAAAACCTAAGGTAATGTATATCGCTTTTGATGAAACTGACGAGTTTGCACACGAAGGGAAGTATAGAGAATACCTCACTGCAGCCAATACAATTGATTCTTTTATTGAAGACCTATGGGCATATTGCCAAAGCGAAGAACAATACAGAAACAAAACAACATTTATTATTGCCACTGACCATGGAAGAGGCGACGCCATCAAAGACCAATGGAAAAGTCATGGACAAAAAGTAAAAGACGGATATTCAATTTGGTTTGCCGCTATGGGACCAGATACTCCAGCATTAGGCGAAATAAAAAGCAGTACCCAACTTTACCAAAACCAAATCGCAAGTTCAATTGTGAAGCTATTGGGTGAAAAATTTGAAAATGGAAAACCTGTAGGTAAGCCAATGGATGTGCTTTTCATTAAGTAA
- a CDS encoding C-terminal processing protease CtpA/Prc, contains a PDZ domain, which produces MYKTFLSLILALFVFGPIFGQGSLVLRQPAINNDATKVAFSYQGDIWTISADGGKATRLTIHEAYEGNPIFSPDGTQIAFGGNRFGNEDIFVIPTDGGTAKRLTFHSGADYVTSWAQADKIMFSTAREFRQIERPYEVYTINPKGGTEERFLDAVAHDPTLSPDGRFLAFVRGDINPVARKDYEGSSNRELWIYDTKNKTYQQLPTFKTNDIFPKWASNNTLYFLSSDGGEYNLYRHKIDGKGKVSGVAEKLTNFKDESIRDFDISADGNTVVFEKDMNLYLMKTNGGSPQKLNVEINADNRFDETEWKTFSREAEGFVVSPNGKLMAFEVRGEIFVKEADKDMSRSVNVSNHAFRDVEPAWLNDSTLLFSSDRSNGNFDIYMVRSSDKEQPNIFKSLKHELLKVTNTTEDETGLVVSPDGKMISYIRGMGTFVVSEIDEKGKLSKEKILNDTWSAPYSVAWSPDSKYLAYAQSDLYFNREIFIQAADGSIEPVNVSMHPRSDSQPFWSGDGTKLGFISGRSVGRSSDVWFVWLKKADWEKESQDWKEYDKPEEPKKKEDKKEVKPIEIDFKDIHERIVQVTSFSGDESSLAISKDGETFYYTTESSTAKGRDLYSIKWDGKDLKELTKGGSGVGSVTMDKEGKFLYFTKRGSINRMELKTSKVESLPYVAKMKIDYLGEKEQVFEEAWRTIRDGFYDPTFHGNDWLALKGKYKERTINASTTDDFADMFNLMLGELNASHMGMRVPERAETQKETTGLLGTEIKPVKGGVEITHVIPDSPADKIASKLIVGDVITAVNGNPVLADENFYNLLNGLANEKTLLSVKGAKGEEREVTIRLTSSLRTNLYNEWVDERKKLVDTYSNGRLGYIHIQGMNFPSFEVVEREFTAAGYGKEGIVVDVRYNGGGSTTDYLMTILNYKQHAYTIPRGATDNPERDKLKFSEYYPIGERLVYAAWTGPSIALCNEGSYSNAEIFSHAYKHLGIGKLVGTPTNGSVISTGGKGLMDGSFIRLPRRGWYTKATNENQELGPAVPDIIVENDINWIAKGEDKQLKVATEELLKQIEERK; this is translated from the coding sequence ATGTACAAAACATTCCTTTCGCTTATCCTTGCCCTTTTTGTGTTTGGACCCATCTTTGGTCAGGGTTCCCTCGTTTTAAGACAACCAGCTATCAACAATGATGCAACCAAGGTTGCTTTTTCATATCAAGGAGATATTTGGACAATTTCTGCTGATGGCGGAAAAGCAACTCGCTTAACTATTCATGAAGCTTACGAAGGCAATCCAATTTTTAGCCCCGATGGCACTCAGATTGCTTTTGGAGGAAATCGTTTTGGAAACGAAGACATCTTCGTAATTCCTACAGATGGAGGAACAGCAAAACGCTTGACTTTCCATTCGGGAGCGGATTATGTTACTAGTTGGGCTCAAGCAGATAAAATCATGTTTTCTACGGCTCGTGAGTTTCGACAAATAGAAAGACCCTACGAAGTATATACTATTAACCCAAAAGGTGGAACTGAAGAACGTTTCTTAGATGCTGTTGCTCATGATCCTACACTTTCACCAGATGGCCGCTTTCTTGCTTTTGTACGTGGAGATATAAACCCAGTTGCTAGAAAGGATTACGAAGGAAGTTCAAACCGAGAATTGTGGATTTATGATACCAAGAATAAAACGTATCAGCAATTACCAACCTTCAAAACCAATGACATTTTCCCAAAATGGGCTTCGAATAATACATTATACTTTTTGAGCAGTGATGGAGGGGAGTATAACCTGTACCGCCATAAAATAGATGGAAAAGGGAAGGTTTCAGGGGTAGCTGAAAAGTTAACAAACTTCAAAGATGAATCTATACGCGACTTTGACATTTCAGCAGATGGAAACACTGTTGTATTTGAGAAAGACATGAATTTGTATTTGATGAAAACAAATGGAGGATCGCCTCAAAAACTGAATGTGGAGATAAACGCTGATAACCGTTTTGACGAAACCGAGTGGAAAACTTTCTCTCGAGAAGCAGAAGGTTTCGTGGTATCTCCTAATGGCAAATTGATGGCTTTTGAAGTACGAGGAGAGATATTTGTCAAAGAAGCTGATAAAGACATGAGTCGAAGTGTCAACGTATCTAATCATGCATTTCGTGATGTTGAACCTGCTTGGCTTAATGATTCAACCCTGCTTTTCAGTAGCGACCGTAGTAATGGAAACTTTGATATTTATATGGTTCGCTCATCAGATAAGGAGCAACCCAATATTTTCAAATCATTGAAACATGAATTGTTAAAAGTTACAAATACTACAGAAGATGAAACAGGTTTGGTGGTTTCTCCTGATGGTAAAATGATTTCATACATAAGAGGAATGGGAACATTCGTGGTTTCCGAAATTGATGAAAAAGGAAAGCTTTCCAAAGAAAAAATATTAAACGATACTTGGTCTGCACCTTACAGTGTGGCTTGGAGTCCAGATAGTAAATATTTGGCTTACGCTCAATCGGATTTATACTTCAATCGAGAAATATTTATTCAGGCAGCAGATGGTTCTATAGAGCCAGTAAACGTTAGTATGCATCCACGAAGTGACTCACAGCCTTTTTGGAGTGGAGATGGTACTAAGCTTGGTTTTATTTCAGGCAGAAGTGTAGGAAGAAGCTCCGATGTATGGTTTGTTTGGCTAAAAAAAGCCGACTGGGAAAAAGAATCACAGGACTGGAAAGAATACGACAAACCTGAGGAGCCAAAGAAAAAGGAGGATAAAAAGGAAGTAAAGCCTATTGAAATTGACTTCAAAGATATTCACGAACGTATTGTTCAGGTTACGAGTTTTTCGGGGGATGAGAGTAGTCTTGCTATCTCCAAAGACGGTGAAACATTTTATTACACCACCGAAAGTAGTACAGCAAAAGGGCGTGATTTGTACAGTATCAAATGGGATGGTAAAGACCTTAAAGAACTCACCAAAGGTGGCTCAGGAGTTGGTAGTGTTACCATGGATAAAGAAGGTAAATTCCTATATTTTACAAAGAGAGGTTCAATTAACCGAATGGAGTTAAAAACAAGTAAAGTAGAAAGTTTACCTTATGTCGCCAAAATGAAAATTGACTATTTGGGAGAAAAAGAGCAGGTTTTTGAAGAGGCCTGGAGAACAATCCGCGATGGTTTCTACGACCCTACATTTCACGGAAACGACTGGCTAGCACTGAAGGGCAAATATAAAGAACGGACTATAAATGCGAGCACGACAGATGATTTCGCCGACATGTTTAACCTTATGCTCGGCGAATTGAACGCTAGTCATATGGGAATGCGAGTTCCAGAAAGAGCAGAAACACAAAAGGAAACCACAGGGTTATTAGGCACTGAAATCAAGCCGGTCAAAGGAGGAGTTGAAATAACACATGTAATTCCCGATTCTCCTGCGGATAAAATAGCGAGCAAACTAATTGTAGGTGATGTAATAACTGCGGTAAATGGTAACCCTGTTTTAGCAGATGAAAACTTCTATAATTTACTCAATGGCCTTGCAAATGAGAAAACACTGCTAAGCGTAAAGGGAGCAAAGGGGGAAGAGCGAGAGGTTACAATTCGACTCACTTCTAGCTTGAGGACCAACTTGTATAATGAATGGGTAGACGAACGCAAAAAACTGGTTGACACTTACTCAAATGGCCGATTAGGTTACATTCATATTCAAGGAATGAACTTTCCAAGTTTTGAAGTTGTGGAGCGTGAATTTACTGCTGCTGGCTACGGAAAAGAAGGAATTGTGGTAGATGTACGCTATAATGGCGGCGGCTCCACTACCGATTACTTAATGACTATATTGAATTACAAGCAACATGCCTATACCATTCCTCGTGGAGCTACAGATAACCCAGAGCGAGATAAACTCAAATTCAGCGAGTACTATCCAATTGGAGAACGTTTAGTTTATGCTGCTTGGACAGGTCCTTCCATAGCCTTATGTAACGAAGGAAGTTATTCTAATGCTGAGATTTTCTCGCATGCGTACAAACACTTGGGAATTGGAAAATTGGTAGGTACACCCACTAACGGTTCTGTAATCTCTACAGGGGGAAAAGGCCTCATGGACGGTTCTTTCATTCGTTTGCCAAGGCGTGGTTGGTATACCAAGGCGACCAACGAAAACCAAGAACTAGGACCTGCAGTGCCAGATATTATTGTAGAAAACGATATCAATTGGATAGCCAAAGGGGAGGACAAGCAATTAAAAGTTGCCACCGAAGAATTGTTAAAGCAAATCGAGGAGAGAAAGTAA
- a CDS encoding Predicted dehydrogenase, which produces MSFNRRDFLKGSVAAFALTSFGASGAIFNNAKNYKVALIGTGWYGKSDLFRLIQVADVEVVSLCDVDSNQLKQAGEMVSKRQKSGKTPKLFKDYKKLLAETKPEIVLIGTPDHWHALMAIDAIKSGAHVYLQKPISVDVIEGEAIVAAARKYKRTVQIGTQRRSTPFLEEAKKNIVDKGLLGKISHAEICCYYKMRNNSNPPLQEVPEHLDYDMWTGPAPLRPYDGLPHIRWWRAFMEYGNGIVGDMCVHMLDTVRWQMNLGWPKKITSQGGIYMDKSAKSNISDTQTAVFEFDELNVVWNHRSWGGPADPEYPWSFILYGDKGTLKGSTMKYEFIPVGEGEPIRRDVTFEREKYPEDLKEERIELNAAPATRKHMLNFLAAIESGDRPVADVEEGHISTASCILANISMELGRPLVYDPKTRQVVGDPIATARLMRPYREGYVHPMPETV; this is translated from the coding sequence ATGTCATTCAACCGTAGAGATTTTCTAAAAGGCAGTGTTGCCGCTTTTGCACTTACTTCTTTTGGTGCTTCTGGAGCCATATTTAATAATGCTAAAAATTATAAAGTAGCCTTAATTGGTACTGGCTGGTACGGTAAATCCGACCTTTTTAGATTAATTCAGGTTGCCGATGTGGAGGTTGTTTCACTTTGTGATGTGGACTCAAATCAGCTGAAGCAAGCGGGAGAAATGGTGAGCAAAAGGCAGAAATCGGGTAAGACTCCTAAACTTTTTAAAGATTACAAAAAGCTTTTGGCCGAAACCAAGCCTGAAATAGTGCTGATAGGAACTCCAGATCACTGGCATGCACTGATGGCAATTGATGCCATCAAGTCTGGTGCACATGTATACCTACAAAAACCAATAAGTGTAGATGTGATAGAAGGCGAAGCTATAGTTGCAGCAGCACGAAAGTATAAGAGGACGGTGCAAATTGGGACACAGAGGAGAAGTACGCCATTCTTGGAGGAAGCGAAGAAAAATATTGTTGATAAAGGCCTTTTAGGTAAGATTTCACATGCTGAGATTTGCTGCTATTATAAAATGCGGAACAATTCAAATCCACCTTTGCAGGAAGTTCCTGAGCATTTGGACTACGATATGTGGACGGGACCTGCTCCATTGCGACCATATGACGGCTTGCCGCACATTCGTTGGTGGAGGGCATTTATGGAGTATGGAAACGGAATCGTTGGAGATATGTGTGTGCACATGCTCGATACTGTTCGTTGGCAAATGAATCTTGGTTGGCCTAAGAAAATTACATCCCAAGGTGGTATCTACATGGATAAATCTGCAAAGTCCAATATCTCGGATACACAAACAGCTGTATTCGAATTTGATGAATTAAATGTTGTTTGGAATCATCGTTCTTGGGGAGGACCAGCCGATCCAGAATATCCGTGGTCATTTATCCTATATGGTGATAAAGGAACACTGAAGGGAAGCACCATGAAATATGAATTTATACCAGTAGGAGAAGGCGAACCTATTCGTAGAGATGTAACTTTTGAAAGAGAAAAGTACCCTGAAGACTTAAAGGAGGAAAGAATAGAATTGAATGCCGCTCCTGCTACAAGAAAGCATATGCTCAATTTCCTTGCAGCAATAGAAAGCGGAGATCGACCAGTTGCAGATGTGGAAGAAGGACACATTTCTACTGCTTCTTGTATTCTTGCCAACATTTCAATGGAATTAGGGCGACCGCTTGTTTATGACCCCAAAACTCGTCAAGTGGTTGGTGATCCTATCGCTACAGCAAGGTTAATGCGACCGTATCGAGAAGGATATGTGCATCCGATGCCTGAGACTGTTTAG